One window from the genome of Clarias gariepinus isolate MV-2021 ecotype Netherlands chromosome 15, CGAR_prim_01v2, whole genome shotgun sequence encodes:
- the sdhaf2 gene encoding succinate dehydrogenase assembly factor 2, mitochondrial — protein sequence MLSSAIRRTVLRGVRSPRRPDGAVSLLSRSYRGDAPDTEQFAFSLPPWEEKKNEPLDIKRRRLLYESRKRGMLENCILLSLFAKQYLESMSESHLRQYDRLINEPSNDWDIYYWATEAKPTPDVYQGEVMELLKEFTKNREMEQRLDAPSLEYLDTHRR from the exons ATGCTCTCCTCAGCAATAAGGAGgact GTCTTGCGTGGTGTTCGGTCTCCCCGGCGTCCAGATGGTGCGGTCTCACTGCTGAGCCGGTCTTACCGCGGCGACGCTCCGGACACAGAGCAGTTCGCCTTCAGCCTGCCCCCGTGGGAGGAGAAGAAGAACGAGCCGCTGGACATCAAGAGAAGGCGTCTGCTGTACGAGAGCAGGAAGAGAGGCATGCTGGAGAACTGCATCCTGCTCAG CCTTTTCGCTAAGCAGTACCTGGAGAGCATGAGTGAATCCCATCTGCGTCAGTACGACCGTCTGATCAACGAGCCCAGTAACGACTGGGACATCTACTACTGGGCCACAG aAGCGAAACCTACCCCAGATGTCTATCAGGGAGAAGTGATGGAGCTGCTGAAGGAGTTCACTAAGAACAGAGAGATGGAGCAGAGACTGGACGCCCCGAGCCTGGAGTACCTCGACACACACAGGCGCTGA